A region from the Citrobacter koseri ATCC BAA-895 genome encodes:
- the wcaM gene encoding colanic acid biosynthesis protein WcaM, whose product MPENKLSRRTFLTAGSALAALPVLHSPFARALEPRQTVNIQDYNSRDWIASFKQAFSEAQTVVVPAGLVCENVNTGIFIPAGKTLHVRGRLSGNGRGRFVLQDGCQVTGEQGGSLHNITLDVRGSDCTIRGIAMSGFGPVTQIYIGGKKPRVMRNLTIDDITVSHANYAILRQGFHNQVDGARITNSRFSDLQGDAIEWNVAINDRNILISDHVIERIDCTNGKINWGIGIGLAGSTYDNAYPEEQTVKNFVVANITGSDCRQLVHVENGKHFIIRNVKARNITPDFSKKAGIDNATVAIYGCDNFVIDNIDMVNCAGMLIGYGVVKGKYLSIPQNFKLNDIHLDNTRLAYKLRGIQISSGNATSFVAITNLDMKRATLELHNQPQHLFLRNIKVMQESATGPALKMHFDLRKDIRGKFMAKQDTLLSLANVHAVNEKGQSSVDIDRINHKVVNVEAVNFRLPERGR is encoded by the coding sequence ATGCCAGAGAATAAACTCTCCCGTCGCACCTTCCTGACGGCAGGCTCTGCGCTTGCCGCGCTTCCTGTCCTCCATTCCCCCTTTGCCCGCGCGCTTGAACCCCGGCAAACCGTCAATATTCAGGATTATAACTCCCGAGACTGGATAGCCTCGTTTAAACAGGCGTTTAGCGAAGCGCAGACGGTTGTTGTTCCTGCGGGGCTGGTCTGCGAGAACGTCAATACCGGCATCTTTATTCCGGCAGGAAAAACGCTGCATGTGCGCGGGCGCTTAAGCGGCAATGGTCGCGGTCGGTTCGTGTTGCAGGATGGCTGCCAGGTAACAGGAGAGCAGGGCGGCAGTCTGCACAACATCACCCTGGATGTGCGCGGTTCAGATTGCACCATCAGGGGGATTGCCATGAGCGGGTTCGGCCCCGTTACCCAGATCTACATTGGCGGCAAAAAGCCGCGAGTGATGCGTAATCTCACCATTGATGATATTACGGTCAGCCATGCAAATTACGCCATTCTGCGCCAGGGATTCCACAACCAGGTGGACGGCGCGCGCATCACCAACAGCCGATTCAGCGATCTGCAAGGGGATGCTATCGAATGGAACGTGGCGATTAACGATCGTAACATTCTGATCTCTGACCATGTTATAGAACGCATCGATTGCACCAACGGGAAAATCAATTGGGGGATTGGCATCGGGCTGGCGGGCAGCACCTACGATAATGCCTACCCGGAAGAGCAAACCGTAAAGAACTTTGTCGTGGCCAATATTACCGGATCGGATTGCCGACAACTGGTTCATGTGGAGAACGGAAAACACTTTATCATTCGTAATGTAAAAGCGCGGAATATCACGCCTGATTTCAGTAAGAAAGCGGGCATTGATAATGCGACGGTAGCAATTTATGGGTGTGATAATTTCGTGATTGATAATATCGATATGGTGAATTGTGCGGGGATGCTTATTGGTTATGGCGTCGTCAAAGGCAAATATTTATCCATTCCGCAAAATTTCAAATTAAATGATATTCATCTTGATAACACTCGCCTGGCCTATAAACTGCGCGGCATTCAGATCTCTTCAGGGAATGCGACCTCCTTTGTGGCGATCACCAATCTGGATATGAAGCGCGCTACGCTTGAATTACACAACCAGCCGCAGCATCTTTTCCTGCGTAATATCAAGGTAATGCAGGAGTCTGCGACAGGGCCCGCGCTGAAGATGCACTTTGATCTGCGTAAAGATATACGCGGCAAGTTTATGGCGAAACAGGACACTTTGCTGTCGCTGGCGAACGTTCATGCAGTCAATGAGAAGGGGCAGAGCTCTGTCGATATCGACAGGATTAACCACAAGGTGGTGAATGTGGAAGCAGTCAATTTCAGGTTGCCGGAGCGGGGGAGGTAG